The Astyanax mexicanus isolate ESR-SI-001 chromosome 8, AstMex3_surface, whole genome shotgun sequence sequence acatccatgattaattaagagaattagtacatgactgtTGCTTTCTTTGagacgtgcaaggtgtacttttcctgtcgttacgatagcaaagacacactgacacgcactTAAACAAGCTGCATGGTggacggctcgcctatagaatTGATATAAATACATATTATGGAACGTTTTCTGGTGGGCACCGTTGACAGGGTActgacagtatgtgtgtgtgtgtgtgtgtgtgagtgtgtgtgtgtgtgtgtgtgtgtgtgtgtgtgtgtttggcgagTGCAGGAACAGAAAACAGTCTCTGTGGTTGGCTTTGAGGCCCACTGGtgtaggaatgtgtgtgtgtgtcttcagcAGTTGTTTCAGAGAATAAGAGCCAGTTGTGGTCAGTGTGTGAtatatttgtgtatgtttgtgagtgtgtgtgtgtgtgtgtgtgtaatataatgAGAACAGTTGCTCAGAGTTCAGTTGGATCTGGGCAGTACAGAATGATGCAGTCCGGCTCTGTGCTGCTGTGTGCTGTGTTTATAACCTGCTTCTGTTACTGCGGTGAGtccaacacgcacacacacacacaatatagaaattgtaaatatattaGTATTGGCAGTAGTTTGTGTTTTGtctggataaaaataataaaaaaaataggaaatatcATTAATGGTTAAATAATGTACACTCTAAAACTAAAGATATTTTAAattgcaaatatattttaaaaaagcagtttACTAAAGGCTAAAAATGCTGTACAATTCTTTAATACATTGACTTAATAATACAATTCCATAAATTACTTATTGTATGAAGTTGTGAAAACACTTTAATAAATCCAGCATATAAACAATTATTACTCTACAGAAGAAAAATAAACTAGAAAAGCTGTATTTTGCTTAGATGCTTTTTAGATTTAGATAATTCTAATATTGTACAGATAATTTCTAAAGCACAACAAGTTCTTAAAATATATTCCAAacttatttaaaatgaaaaaaaaaacaacaacaggagataaagtgtttaaattatttaaatcaaataattcaTTTAACAATTTCACACTGTTCGTTAACCAATGAAGGCGCTGAATTAACAACGGCAAATTTGACTGTGTACGAcattgaaatatataaaaaatatattttaaagtagtttgctttacaaaaaaataaaacacttattaaactgaaaaaagtgtaattattgattatttaattaAAGTCTAaaatttctgtctgtttttttatcattGGATACCTATACATTTTTAGCCTATAGAGATAGTTGCTTTTGTTTGCAATGCATAATAATTAGGACTAATTTCTgtgtttcatttctttatttatttatttatttatgtattgatTTATTCATTCTTATAGGTGtacacataataaaaaataaaataaaaaacaaataaaactgagGAAGGGTAATTATTGATTATATATTAAACGTGTGGAATTTCTGAGATATGGACTATAATAGTTTTAGCCTATAGCGATAGTTGCTTTTGTTTGCCATGCATATTAATTAAGACTCATTTCtgtgtttcattactttatttattcattaatttcttctttatttatttttataggtataaacattttaaaaaataaaataaaaacaaataaaactgagcACTACTGAAGCACTACAATCAATTCTTTGAGTGAAACAATAGAATAACCTCTATTGTTCCCTTTAGAACCATGTTTTTATTTGAGAGGTGTGTTTTTGATTGAGACCaagtttttaatttatatttttttaagtactgATATCTATTCATAATTTGCactttggacttcatgttgctgctacttccctacttcttatattttgtttattcatcttatctatattattattgtgtttttattctattttatttttgtctttatatttatctattttaaattgctcttttgggtgtaaactggagcGTGAGAATATAATTTCATTCAACCTCATaaaccacatgtgatgtgaaataacaataaaatctcctttaatccttaaaaaaatgttcatttactaccaattttacagtttttagcatTTCTCTATTCGagttaaattaaatattgtcCAGTGAAACGTCCCTGTTGTCTCTTATAGCAGACCTATGTTCTTTTGTTACGTGGAGTTATGAGAATGTATTTGGTCGTTATGTGACAAAACTAAAGAACTTATTATTGAATTCAGGGAGAATAGTGAGAAACCAAACGTAAATATCAAACATAGAAAAgaagttatttatatatttaaaaagctgtatttatgtaacttttagtttaattttaagtTAGTTGTTGAGAACAAGCAGCTAAAAAGTGACCAGAAGCTGATTGAGAGCTTCAGAAAGCTttaatgctaaaataaaaaattaataatattttaatgtttacgCTGAATTTCACAGTTAATTGTGCCACTGTTTTACtactgaataaattaaattgcagaaattacaaaattacaactGAAAAATACTTACCCTGAACATTATTTACATTCCAGCAGAAACACCAACAAAGTATaatacgtttacctcagcagtgccattctattTACACATACATTCTATATAAATGTACATAAATAGTGCTATTTTACACATACATTTTCATCAGCAGTGCCTCTCTATTAACTAGCTACCTAGCTACCTCAGCAGTTaaatttttttcatacatttaccACAGCTGTGCTATTTCTACTTGCACATTTAGTTGGCTAGCTCCCATAATGCAAATTTAGTCCTTATTGTACCTCAGTGCTATTTTactcatggatttacctcagaagtgatattttagtcacacatttagctagctagctaactagctactccATGAATTTCAGTCATAAATGTACACATAAATTTATGTCAGCAGTCCAAAAATTGTATTCATTTAAATTTAGCTCAGCAGTGCAATTGTATTCATAAATTTAACTATTCAGCCAACCTTAATGTAAGTCATAATTAGTCATAATTGTATCTCAGTGCTATTTTAGtaatggatttacctcagcagtgatatagTGATTTAGTCAcgcatttagctagctagctcactaGCTACCTCCTAAATTCCAgtcataaatgtataaatatacatataaatagtgcTATTTTACAcataaatttacatcagcagttcTATTGTAAACATAAATTTGTAATTTCCACAGAGAAATGCGATctgtcttttggtaaacaaacaaatgctaaaactAAGTGAGCTcagctacactctaaaaaacagaggtacgatatgagtacttttttgtactcgaaggtacactttttataattgtaccctcaaaggtacaatattggtctttacagggtcagatttgttccctctgaagtacaaagtcatttctaacagcaataagtacagatttgtaccatttaaccagccaaaaggtacattcagtattctgcatcactgtactaatgaacagtatatatttaaattgcacattttttatttgaaagccagacaattttgtatcatcaagtttttgagccatatttagttgatgataatgtttataatctttataatctttactggaacaaaaaccatgggtacaaaaaaggactttaactgaaaggtacagccccagcgacaagctttgtactcttttaagtacaaatctgtacttatatttcttagagtgtaacaCAAGTTTGTCGTATATTTACATCTTTAAATTTGATTATGTTCTATTGTTTTTCCTTTATATCAGATATTAATTCACCTTGTGTTTCTCTTTAGACTCCAGTTTAGACATTTCTGTGACCCAGACTCCAGATGAACTCACAGTGGAGGAAGGACAGAGTGTGAAAATCTCCTGTTGCTGGAATAAAATCATCCCTAATATTAAAGTGAGGTGGATTAAACCCAACCAGACTAATAAAGACCTTCCTACAGAAATCCTTAATAATAACTGCTCAGTTTTCTCTATAAGAAACGCCTGCAGTAATGATACAGGACTGTACATCTGTGAAGTTCTACAAGACATTCCTGTACTGGTTACTGTAAAAGGAAAAGGGACGACTGTGAGACtcctggaaaaaaagagtaagtttaattttttttttaaagcattgccTAAATCTCTAAAGTTTTATACTGTGTGATCTCTTTGTAGGGTCTAGAATATTTTGCTCATCCCAATAAaatgtttcttaaaatgtgaattcATTATgacaatataacaataaaatacatacatattttattaatggttttacTCTTTTCTTATGTGCAAAACCAGCCCTTTTTCTGTTCCTGTGTGTAACACCTGGGATATGTGTAATCTGTTTTTCTCAAATCACTCAGCAATGCAAATGtcacggaatgacccaggcagggtgacgaggaaagcggacacaagtgcaggtaagggcgatataaataaatcatttattaaataaataacaaagaaacaaggaaacgaggaacaagtaaacatgtaacaaagaaacacaaataaccaataacaaacgagcgatgataataataaacaaataaggaatatatatatacaagggaaataaactagaaaataaacaaggcaataaactataaacgtgaaaacaagaaataaacgagaaacaaatgactaaggttatatacagggaacatagagctaaacaagaaactaaactagacaaggagaactaaactaagcagggcaaaggagaaaacaatggaaataaacaggaaaccagaaatatacacgagataaacagaggtaaacacagagcaaggacttgggctatgaaacgcggtgaaacaacagagagacaaaacaacaggggaaggtgcaaagaccgacggagacaaggtggcagaggagggctatttatagtaacataaaacacactagaattggaaacacctggggaaggggcagagctacaaatgagaaacacatggtggaaatctactgacaggagacacagagaggcacaggtcacgtgggaataacacacagagacatgagacagggctaagacgtgacagcaAACTTGTTAACTGtaggttttttatttaattttctttgtttagtatttcttttctatttttaaataagcACCTGCACATTTGTagatttctatttattttgtttagataaTAGACGTGTATCTCCTTTTTTGAGCTGTCTATGTATATTTTCTATATTCTTAGcacttttcttctattgtttatgctGCTGAAACAATGCAAATTTCCCAGATTGGGATAATAAAAGGCTATTTTATCTTATCTATCTaaccttatcttatcttatcttatcttatcttatcttatcttatcttatcttatcttatcttatcttatcttatcttatcgtaACTTACATCAGGAGTCACATTTTGAAAgatctttaaatatataattagataaaaaaaacagataattaaaaaataaatagataatttaAATAGATAATCAGTTTATTTCTTAAATATGATTCAATAATATTACAGGATGTATCATATGTAGCAGTCCCAAAGTCCTACAGATCGTCTGTTCAGCCTGAATTCTGAttattgatctttttttattgttaatttatgttgttttactgtgaaataaaataaactgaaccTGAGAGTAAACTTTCTACAGTATAAGTTTAAGTAAACTACAGTTACTTCAGAACTAGAcatttttcagctttttattattatttaacacactattatattattattattattattattattattattattattattattattattattattattattattattattagtgtacatgatattttcatattaaaataaaacatctaaataAGCTGAGAGAAAAGTAGGTgcatttttaatgaattaattataaggatatattttttcttctaaGCTTTTTTCTTAGGAATATAAATgacaaatacaaatattacatTTCAATAATTTTCATGTTCAGTCTAAATCTTATAAAGTACAATAatgttatacatattttttatttacatttacattttatgattacaCAAATTCTAAAACAGAACAGTGTTCTTTTTTCCATATGAGACAAAACAATATGCTaaacatatattatacatattttaaaatacattttaattcattaatttgttattttttctataatttttgttcaataaaacaaaatgttttatattatatatattgcattgcatttttaaaaaaatatttacaacgATAAATCCTGTGATGGGACAGTATTTGAAAAAGCTTTTGTTTAAACCCTGTAAGTCTGAATCAGCTGATGCAACAAAGACTGAACAGAAAGTTAAAGAAGAGGATAAAAGGTTATTTTAGAGTTGCTGGTGAGAGAACAGATAAACACTTATTTTATTCAGACTCAGTCTGACCTTTATGTTTACAGTAAACTCAGAGATTCAGAAGAGGAAGGaagatacactacacacactttcaGCTCATCATCAGAACAACACTCTCTGTACATTCACACTTCAGCTGTTCAGGAGTCTtaaacagtatatatacacagctctggacaaaaaaactctgattttcctattattaaaatattctcatttagagcatttatttgcagtaaatgagaaatgtttgaaaaaaacaaacaaaaaaaaaatcagtgttttcagacctcaaataatgcaaagaaaacaagtttatatttatagtttttaagttttaagagttcagaaatcaatacatggtggaataaccctgttttttaatcctggcatcatgttctcctccaccagtcttacacactgcttttggataactttatgctgctttactcctggtgcaaaaattcaagcagttcagtttggtggtttgatggtttgtgatcatccatcttcctcttgattatatttagacatttctcattttctgtaaataaatgctctaaataagaatatatttatttgtttattttattttatttttttatttatttgggagaaatgttgtctgtagtttatagaataaaacaacaatgttcattttactcaaacataaacctataaatagcaaaatcagagaaactgattcagaaactgtgctctctcattttttacagagctgtgtatatatttttcttcttttataatGAAAACCtttataaaaaatgcattttgcatttacttgtgttgtctttgcctaatttttttttttttttttttttttgatgatttgaaacaaacatgcaaaaaaatgaaatcatgaaggggcaaaccaTTTTACACACCACTGtatttacagctctagaaaaaaagagagaacataaaaatgatgattttctttgattttaccaaattaaaaacctctggaatataatcaagaggaagatggatgatcacaaaccatcaaaccaccaaactgaactgcttgaatgtttacaccaggagtaaagcagcataaagttatccaaaagcagtgtgtaagactggtggaggagaacatgatgccaagatgcatgaaattaaaactgtgattaaaaaccaggattattccaccaaatattgattatttctgaactcttaaaactttatgaatatgaacttgttttatttgcattatttgaggtctgaaaactctctctctctctctctctctctctctctctctctctctatatatatatatatatatatatatatatatatatatatatatatatatatatatatatatatatgtgtgtttttggtatatatatatatatatatatatatatatacaccaaaaAACACTGTGTAGGATTATAAAGGCCTGCGAAACCTCAAGAGCTGTGGCTCATGCTCCTTGTACCATTGTGTTCGTTATCAACAGGAAATCATTCACACCTCCTCTCAACATCCTCACACCTCCTCTCTACAACACAGAGCTGATCTTTATCACTGACACTCAACTTTACTACAGTTTAACCTGCAGTTTTATCATTAATATTCATCTCTTagtattttactttattacaaaataattacaaaaaactgAATACAACCCTAAAATTTTATACAAGCTGTGTTCTAAAGTTAGAACAGAATGAAACATTCATTTCCTTTTGCTTTATTTGATTACAGACAGTATTATCACATCTTTCCTTTAGTTTTATATGGTAAAGTATGGTAAAGtagtattagtgaatataataaCTCTGTATTCATTTATCTTAAGCAGAGGAAGTTAATCCACCAGCAGAGAAAGACTCTCACAAACCACCCAGTTCTGAAAGTAAGTTACTATTATTTTCTagattttttctactttttttgcaAGGTAAAGAATTTACAGTATGGAGCTCAAATGTTGATATTAGCATTTGTTTCTGCCTTTtgcatattttaaatacatttacttaatatattaaataacattaacaatgctctttgtttgtgttttgagTTTGTGCATTGATGTAATTCACTCTTAAAATAAATACAGGTTCTTTtaagatttaaagatttatacaattttaaaaatctaaatattggaTGTTTTATCTATGACGTAAATTTGTATTTCTAAATTTTAAATCTAACAGatcttatgtttttatatttttttgtttcaagcttttttttagaAGTGTAAATGCATAATTGTACAAATATTACGTTTTGATAAAATTCATGTTCAATGAAATcttaaagtataataaagtataatatataatatagttataCATATTTTTACACAAATTCTAAAACTAAACAGTGTTCTTTTTCCATATCAGCTGATGTTTTATTATCACATACTGTTTTTCACACATTGACAAAACAATATACTATACATATACCGGTAATGTACATATTTTGATTGTTATACCATGTTTTTAAATTAACTGTATGAATTAAATGAATCTGGTACCTTATGTTTTGCTACTCCATTGTTGAGCAAAATACATAAAGAAAAGATCTAATAAGATATAATTTCATTATATAATCATTGTGATCCAAAACTCCCACATTTAAACTTTTTCCATATGTGAGGGACCTGAaggaactgatgttttttttgttttttttgttgtttttttattaaactaaaacagttatactgtatataaaatactttaaagcTTTTGCTTCACAGTTTATAATAAATCccatactaaaatacatttagtacaaaaaaaataacatggaTTTCCAAAATTgtaacaatattattgtgtataataTTAAATGGCACAGCCGTAATTTGTGAAGGATCTTTAAATAAAGTTGAATTATTGAATGATTGCTAAAGTTTAAGtcttaaatgtgtatatatatattttttacagaaaataaagagTATAAAGTCCATATTCCGGACGACGTCCTGATCTACATCCTCCGGTGCCTGCCCTTCATCACTCTGCTCTTAGCGGTGTGTTATCTCAACCGAGATACCAGCAAGAAAACACGGACTAAAACAAGTGAGTTTCTAATTAAAATCAAATGAAATgtgattttctttaaaaagattaaaaagtgtATTTCTTAACATACAGTTTATATCTACATTAAATGTGATCTGAACTTCAATTAACTTTAATTAATGGAAAAAACTGAATCTAGAAaaagtgcaggctagaaaaagtaagtgatcCTTAATTAATCACTAATAAATGTGTCTAGATGTTATCCAAATCCCATTTATCGATAAACTAAACATTCTAACCAAACACTCACAGGGCCCTatattagtgatctataggcaagtcgTGACTTGTGCACCGTGCAGCCTGATTTAGGacgtttcagtgtgtctttgctatagtaacgacgggaaaagtataccttgcacGACATAACGAAgaacaaaagtcatgtactaattctcttaagtaattatgggtgtgtttaattttgggcgtaacatgaaatgataaaccaatcagagtgtctcttgctcataattccctttaagagtagatcaggtgagctctgtctttggtggattgctattgtaacggtgcagctacctggacgtgtccaacaaactcttctcagcagaggaaactgagctgctggttgacgctgtgaaggagctccagcagctcatttacgggaacagcaatgttattttatttactattctgtttattgttgatgtaaaagttgggtttgtgctgctgtgtgttcatgtgtgtgtaataagtgggggtgtacgctcggctcggcaaagcgcctgtgttaccgagatagcgatgaacgtctgactgttggcgtctgtctaggttgtattcagtcagtggagctcctgtgttttctgttaccaagataaacaagataaaacttcagaaatgtacctgaacacacctcatttccagaacaccacgcccatcagtgtagatatattcagaagatctgctgctgtttaaaccagacaggaggaaggagtttTAAAGTGGATTTCAGCTGTAGATATTTTACCAGTGGGGAAATCTGACCATCTGAAAtattcctgtatctgtttatATAGACAGAGAGAATATCCTCAACCCaaaagagctggaggaggaggatgaagaaccGGGAGAAGAACCTGAGCTGAATGAAGAACCAGGAGAAGAAGGAGAGCAAAGAGAAGTGGCTGCAAGAAGAGGAGAACCAGAACCggaagagagaggagaagaaccAGAGATATcagataaatctgataaaatgataATGATCAGATAAAGGATGAAGGAGAAACTGTGTCTCtgattatttaaccctttcagactttgcatccattacaattgatatcatttattttattgatttttacatgtcttgttgcacataacactgttAAAAATCTGAATAAACGAATGATAATAAGCTAATGAACATGTTTACAAACCAATCAAATAAACAGtaacttagccccgcccactgcactgcaAAACCACTGGAAAAACAGTATAGTAATAGAGTTATAGTAGTTATTGAGTTacactttttaatctttttttttttactgtttagggatgtttgataaaataaaaagatcaataaaaatataatatattaaacacaAGCTTCCAATGCagtgaaaataaaaaagctataaatcatttgctatatagattttatacaataatattagaatgttcttttttgtgcattacagacaacagcattcttcatttttatttcatcATTGGAAATGGAAATCaggtttaaaagggttaattaatgaatacataaaaaaaagcgTTGTTTAATCACTGAATTTGCCTGCTTtgtatattgttgtatattttagtgattttctgcTCCAACACAGAGATTATAATTCATATTTAGGCTTAAACTTGTATATTTTTAAGAAGAAACAGAAGCTGTGTTCTCCAGAACAAAGATGAAAAGCTCCATCATCCAGGTTCTGTAATGGTTTTGGAGGTGTTTAGGTgtgagtataaaaaaatataaattatataattactgtaatagagccattccactgaatgggtgccatttaccTGTTGTAAATCTTCCTaattaaacttattattatttttttcaactctgaatctaataatacatatttacacacatatttagctattaaaacatgtactggtcaaattaAATAAATGGTATCTATATAAGACTATCTGTATAAGACACAAATGTTTAATATAGAAATGTGTTGTGAAGCTTAAAAAAGTtctataaaaaatctaaattatacaTCATAATCTTAAATTTACACTATTGACACAATAGTATTAGCTATTATAaaccacataataataataataataataataataataataataataataataataataataaatatagcaacaacaataaaataataataattattattatgctaaaaatattctaaaatccctattgaagaaaaaaactaaaagtactATGACAATAACCAAACATGAATTATTCTTTAATACATCTTGGAGAAAAAAACGCTGCCTACTGTTAAAAAACAAAcctattttagattttatatcttcactaaaacaaattataatatacaatatataaatacaagTTCACAtacttaataaaattatatttggcTTTTTAGACGTTTTGAAAGACAACACAAAATCCTTTGCTAGCCTAATAAACATATTTTCTcacttagctaactagttaactagctagctgtgTTATCTACCAACTAGTCAGCTCCCTATATATTGCATGGTAAGTTAGCGGCTACATTTAACAGCAACTCCATGCTACAAAACATTAATTTAGCTTTGTTACAATTATTCTTTATATAGCTTATTGTCTTTATCTGTAAAAACTCTGTTAGCTATGTAGCTAGCTAGGTAGGTTAGCTAAGAAGCCTGATAGctaagaagctagctagctaacgtaagctaacgttagttagcCGTTGCTAATAGAGTCAAACTAAAggaataaattaaattatgtagttattttactatctatctatctatctatctatctatctatctatctatctatctatctatctatctatctatctgtctgtctgtctgtctgtctgtctgtctgtctgtctgtctgtctatctacacaaatgtttcatatAGAAATGTGTCACGAAGCTTaaaaaaattctataaaaaaatctaaattataggTCATAATCTTAAATTTACACTATTGACACAAGATTAATAGCTATTATAAACcacaaaatgaaataataataaaaaatatatattattattattattattattattattattattattattattattatattgttgtttataataaacatacaataaacaaacatgctaaaaataataaaaatagcaacaacaataaaataatcattattattattattctaaaaatattctaaaatccCTATTGTATAAAAAGTACTAAGTACTAAAAGTACTATGACAATAAccaaacatttaattatttttatgttgggaaactaaattattgttatttgtattttatttattatattattataattatcacaaaaaaaaaatgattgttaTAACTTTTATCATTGTAGTGCATACATAGTAAAATTAACCAATAAATGCTgagcaacacatttaaaaaattgtaattataaAATCTAAACCAAAAGTTTACTTAAACACCACGGTAAGTATTAgctaaattttatataatttcaatAATACACGTACAAAGAATCC is a genomic window containing:
- the LOC107197227 gene encoding uncharacterized protein LOC107197227 isoform X4, producing the protein MMQSGSVLLCAVFITCFCYCDSSLDISVTQTPDELTVEEGQSVKISCCWNKIIPNIKVRWIKPNQTNKDLPTEILNNNCSVFSIRNACSNDTGLYICEVLQDIPVLVTVKGKGTTVRLLEKKKEVNPPAEKDSHKPPSSEKNKEYKVHIPDDVLIYILRCLPFITLLLAVCYLNRDTSKKTRTKTNRENILNPKELEEEDEEPGEEPELNEEPGEEGEQREVAARRGEPEPEERGEEPEISDKSDKMIMIR
- the LOC107197227 gene encoding uncharacterized protein LOC107197227 isoform X3 — protein: MMQSGSVLLCAVFITCFCYCDSSLDISVTQTPDELTVEEGQSVKISCCWNKIIPNIKVRWIKPNQTNKDLPTEILNNNCSVFSIRNACSNDTGLYICEVLQDIPVLVTVKGKGTTVRLLEKKTEEVNPPAEKDSHKPPSSEKNKEYKVHIPDDVLIYILRCLPFITLLLAVCYLNRDTSKKTRTKTNRENILNPKELEEEDEEPGEEPELNEEPGEEGEQREVAARRGEPEPEERGEEPEISDKSDKMIMIR
- the LOC107197227 gene encoding uncharacterized protein LOC107197227 isoform X1, whose product is MMQSGSVLLCAVFITCFCYCDSSLDISVTQTPDELTVEEGQSVKISCCWNKIIPNIKVRWIKPNQTNKDLPTEILNNNCSVFSIRNACSNDTGLYICEVLQDIPVLVTVKGKGTTVRLLEKKTMQMSRNDPGRVTRKADTSAAEEVNPPAEKDSHKPPSSEKNKEYKVHIPDDVLIYILRCLPFITLLLAVCYLNRDTSKKTRTKTNRENILNPKELEEEDEEPGEEPELNEEPGEEGEQREVAARRGEPEPEERGEEPEISDKSDKMIMIR
- the LOC107197227 gene encoding uncharacterized protein LOC107197227 isoform X2: MMQSGSVLLCAVFITCFCYCDSSLDISVTQTPDELTVEEGQSVKISCCWNKIIPNIKVRWIKPNQTNKDLPTEILNNNCSVFSIRNACSNDTGLYICEVLQDIPVLVTVKGKGTTVRLLEKKTMQMSRNDPGRVTRKADTSAAEEVNPPAEKDSHKPPSSEKYKVHIPDDVLIYILRCLPFITLLLAVCYLNRDTSKKTRTKTNRENILNPKELEEEDEEPGEEPELNEEPGEEGEQREVAARRGEPEPEERGEEPEISDKSDKMIMIR